One part of the Candidatus Omnitrophota bacterium genome encodes these proteins:
- a CDS encoding YhjD/YihY/BrkB family envelope integrity protein, translated as MKNKVVNYLNKDIWRIRLRDLPKKSSFLIRNLRVVLLSLRGFNEDKCSLRASALTFYSLLSIVPVFAMIFGIAKGFGLDKILEKHLMEKIPVQNDVLLNIVNFSHSLLENTKGGVIAGVGVALLFWAVIKVLGNIEQSFNDIWGIKNMRSFMRRFTDYLSVVLICPILLIIASSATVFISTQARMVTQNISLLGAIAPLINFVLGFLPYTVIWVVFTFIYIFIPNTKVNLKSGILAGIVAGTVYQVMQWIYVYFQVGVAKYNAIYGSFAALPLFLVWLQLSWRIVLLGAEVSFAHQNVDTYEFEPDCLNVSRALKNQLALRIVNLISKNFASGEKPLTAQKISNILGIPVRLARDILYELAMAGVLIAVAENSNRTPAYQPAIDIHLLTIQYVVAKLEQYGTDSIPAIETKELEKIRNSLEGFNKIIEKSQANLLLKDV; from the coding sequence ATGAAAAATAAGGTTGTTAATTATTTAAATAAAGATATCTGGCGTATCAGGTTGAGAGACCTTCCGAAAAAAAGCTCATTTCTTATAAGAAATCTAAGGGTTGTTCTTTTATCGCTGCGCGGTTTTAACGAAGACAAATGTTCACTTCGCGCTTCAGCCCTGACGTTTTATAGCCTTTTGTCCATTGTGCCCGTATTCGCGATGATTTTTGGCATAGCCAAAGGATTCGGCCTTGATAAGATCCTTGAGAAGCATCTGATGGAAAAAATACCCGTGCAGAATGATGTCCTCCTTAATATTGTTAATTTTTCTCATTCCCTGCTTGAGAATACCAAAGGAGGAGTTATCGCTGGCGTAGGCGTCGCGCTCCTGTTCTGGGCAGTTATCAAAGTGTTGGGTAATATTGAACAATCTTTTAACGATATTTGGGGTATAAAAAATATGCGCAGTTTTATGCGCAGGTTTACCGATTATCTCTCGGTGGTATTGATTTGCCCCATATTGCTGATTATAGCAAGTAGCGCCACTGTTTTTATCAGCACCCAGGCAAGGATGGTGACCCAAAACATATCTTTGCTGGGGGCAATAGCCCCTTTGATAAATTTTGTACTTGGATTTTTACCATATACAGTCATTTGGGTTGTATTTACTTTTATATATATTTTTATTCCAAACACAAAAGTCAATCTCAAATCCGGTATTCTCGCGGGCATAGTCGCCGGTACCGTGTATCAGGTTATGCAATGGATATACGTTTATTTTCAGGTAGGCGTAGCTAAATATAATGCTATATATGGAAGCTTTGCCGCTTTACCCTTGTTTTTGGTGTGGTTACAGTTAAGCTGGAGGATCGTGTTATTAGGCGCTGAAGTTTCTTTTGCGCATCAGAATGTAGATACCTATGAATTTGAGCCGGACTGCCTAAACGTCAGCCGAGCGCTGAAGAACCAACTCGCGTTGAGGATAGTAAATCTGATTAGCAAAAATTTTGCTTCAGGCGAAAAACCCCTTACCGCGCAAAAGATATCTAATATATTAGGTATTCCCGTAAGGCTGGCGCGTGATATATTGTATGAATTAGCCATGGCCGGAGTATTGATTGCTGTCGCGGAAAATTCAAACAGGACGCCCGCCTATCAGCCGGCAATTGATATACATTTACTCACTATTCAGTATGTTGTTGCCAAGCTTGAGCAATACGGGACCGATTCTATACCTGCCATAGAGACAAAAGAGTTAGAGAAAATTAGAAACAGCTTGGAAGGTTTCAATAAGATCATTGAAAAATCGCAGGCAAATTTACTTTTGAAGGATGTATAA
- a CDS encoding YqaE/Pmp3 family membrane protein — protein sequence MKLVKIILAVILPPVAAFMQVGVSTHFWVNIVLTLLFAIPGVIHALWLVLTDKKA from the coding sequence ATGAAGTTGGTAAAGATTATTCTCGCTGTTATTCTTCCTCCTGTGGCGGCATTCATGCAGGTAGGGGTAAGTACCCATTTTTGGGTTAACATTGTCTTGACGCTGTTGTTTGCCATACCCGGCGTTATTCACGCTCTGTGGCTCGTCTTGACCGATAAGAAAGCTTAA
- a CDS encoding GIY-YIG nuclease family protein, producing the protein MGNSMVWHVYIVKCHDETLYTGVTNSLPRRINAYNKGSGCRYTKYRRPVKLIHSEIYPTRSQAQKREYHIKSLKRADKLILCGWAN; encoded by the coding sequence ATGGGCAATTCTATGGTTTGGCATGTCTATATTGTTAAATGCCACGATGAAACCCTTTACACGGGCGTTACTAATAGCCTTCCCCGCCGCATAAATGCTTACAATAAAGGAAGCGGTTGCAGGTATACGAAATATCGCCGGCCGGTAAAGCTTATCCATTCCGAGATATATCCTACCAGGTCTCAAGCCCAAAAGAGAGAATACCACATTAAGAGCCTTAAAAGAGCGGATAAGCTGATATTGTGCGGATGGGCTAATTGA
- a CDS encoding AsmA-like C-terminal region-containing protein — protein sequence MNRYIKIAAAIFFSLFILFVVISGAVYVFIRNFDIARYRPQIIKMAGEALNRTVDFKDIELKISWARGLRLRLNDFAVGDDPAFGTGDFIFAKEINAGVDLISSIKKRNIAASDIAVSSLTVNIIRDKNGLLNVQTIGNKAADASVLPASHKFSGSSKPALAAFFIHSIKVFDAAVYFSDNSASPAADISVSKINLEVGGFSLSRPFDILLNAAVLSSEANLYLQGRVDPDMLKNQARLNGIKVSIDLGQISLEKLKNFPSLKDMPLPDSLNGELKILVKNAVLSDKGIGDIDMDLSLADGGISITRPSSGMRIMSKKINADAKNISFNRPFDFNISFAYEGNETNISLNGSLLMDAANKSIRMNQAALWADLSKISLERIKTLPVLSKTTHFPDALSGQLSARVKDMLLTNEGLKALNADISLKNGAVSMKEIAPGISFTASLIDCEIKDLKLDSMFDFNIGLAYLSSSPNIKIKGRSGFFLQGQDIRFENTTIEADLSAFSIDRLKASAPVFKNARLPESVRGNFYALVKDMSAGAKGLNRLVSHGQLKEGEVKFKELLLPIKNIDAEFDLTENDFTMDSAQAAIGKGKAFMGFKMQDYAGAKNFAFSARLDGIDLSEALDQSRFGVRVEGLVNGNIRINGRGEDLSSFTGNGKLEAKEAKLVDLNVLKTVLDKMSFLPNAYSQIADNLPERYKAILQDKDTQINKASAELKISDGLILFDPVLIEAEEFIFSGMIRSGFDQKYSLEGKVVVPNELSGAMTQSAPLMQYLLNQDGNISIPVYVTGQGAAKPVISVTQTAFDIGKNALLLEGKRQLAKALNKTLGIEDSSSENTDADADTESQNDAAIQEDTVDTYQIVSSIFSKVFEKSDEE from the coding sequence GTGAATAGATATATTAAAATTGCCGCGGCAATATTTTTTAGTTTATTTATATTATTTGTTGTCATATCGGGCGCTGTTTATGTATTTATCAGAAACTTTGACATTGCCAGGTACAGGCCTCAAATAATTAAAATGGCCGGAGAAGCTCTTAACAGGACGGTTGACTTTAAGGATATTGAGCTTAAGATATCATGGGCCCGGGGTTTAAGGCTTCGCCTAAATGATTTTGCTGTGGGAGATGACCCTGCTTTTGGCACGGGAGATTTTATTTTCGCGAAAGAAATAAACGCGGGCGTTGATTTAATATCCAGTATAAAGAAACGAAATATTGCCGCTTCAGATATTGCCGTCAGTTCTCTTACGGTAAATATCATACGAGATAAAAACGGCCTTTTAAACGTCCAGACAATAGGTAATAAGGCCGCGGATGCCTCGGTGTTACCCGCAAGCCATAAATTTTCTGGCTCCTCCAAACCCGCTTTAGCAGCATTTTTTATTCATTCCATCAAGGTTTTTGACGCGGCTGTTTATTTTTCCGACAATTCAGCGTCTCCCGCGGCAGATATTTCCGTATCAAAGATCAATCTGGAAGTCGGCGGGTTTTCGCTGTCCAGGCCTTTTGATATACTGCTTAACGCGGCTGTATTGTCATCAGAGGCAAATCTGTATTTGCAGGGCAGGGTAGACCCTGATATGTTAAAGAATCAGGCCAGATTAAACGGTATTAAGGTTTCAATTGACCTGGGTCAGATTTCATTGGAAAAATTAAAAAACTTCCCATCGCTTAAAGATATGCCTCTGCCGGATTCTCTTAATGGCGAGTTAAAGATTTTGGTAAAAAATGCTGTTTTAAGCGATAAAGGGATAGGCGATATAGATATGGATTTGTCTTTGGCTGATGGCGGCATATCAATAACACGACCTTCTTCAGGCATGCGCATAATGTCAAAAAAAATAAACGCAGACGCCAAAAACATCTCTTTTAATAGGCCTTTTGATTTTAATATCTCGTTTGCGTATGAAGGCAATGAGACCAATATTTCGCTAAACGGCAGTCTTCTGATGGATGCCGCGAATAAGAGTATCCGTATGAACCAAGCGGCGCTCTGGGCCGATCTTTCTAAGATAAGCCTTGAGCGTATAAAAACTTTGCCGGTTTTGTCAAAAACAACCCATTTCCCAGACGCCTTAAGCGGTCAATTAAGTGCTCGGGTAAAAGACATGCTTTTGACAAATGAAGGTTTGAAGGCCCTTAACGCGGACATAAGCCTTAAAAACGGAGCAGTAAGCATGAAAGAAATAGCTCCGGGCATATCGTTTACCGCCTCTCTTATTGATTGCGAGATAAAGGATCTTAAGCTGGATTCCATGTTTGATTTTAATATAGGGCTGGCTTATTTGAGTAGTTCGCCCAATATCAAAATTAAGGGCAGGTCCGGGTTCTTTTTGCAAGGCCAGGATATTAGGTTTGAAAATACGACAATTGAAGCCGACTTATCCGCTTTTTCAATAGACCGATTAAAGGCAAGCGCGCCGGTTTTTAAAAATGCCCGCTTGCCGGAGAGTGTCCGGGGGAATTTCTATGCTTTAGTAAAAGACATGTCAGCCGGCGCCAAAGGGTTGAATCGGCTGGTAAGCCACGGGCAGTTAAAAGAAGGTGAAGTTAAATTCAAAGAATTGCTCCTTCCCATAAAGAATATAGACGCGGAGTTTGACTTGACGGAAAATGATTTTACCATGGATAGCGCTCAAGCGGCCATCGGTAAAGGCAAGGCTTTTATGGGATTTAAGATGCAGGATTATGCAGGGGCTAAAAACTTCGCTTTTTCTGCCAGGCTTGATGGTATTGACCTGTCAGAGGCGTTAGACCAATCCCGTTTTGGAGTCAGGGTAGAGGGGCTGGTAAACGGCAATATCCGGATTAACGGCAGAGGCGAAGACTTAAGCTCATTTACCGGTAACGGCAAGCTGGAGGCTAAAGAAGCCAAGTTGGTAGACCTTAATGTTTTAAAAACGGTCCTGGATAAAATGTCGTTTTTGCCTAACGCGTATTCACAGATAGCGGATAATTTGCCTGAAAGATACAAAGCAATATTACAGGATAAGGATACGCAGATAAACAAGGCTTCCGCCGAACTTAAGATATCAGACGGCCTTATATTGTTTGACCCTGTTTTAATAGAAGCGGAGGAGTTTATATTTTCCGGCATGATCCGGTCGGGCTTTGATCAAAAATATTCGCTGGAAGGCAAGGTCGTTGTCCCGAATGAACTTTCAGGCGCGATGACACAATCAGCGCCTCTTATGCAATATCTGCTTAATCAGGATGGCAATATTAGTATCCCTGTTTATGTTACAGGCCAGGGGGCCGCCAAGCCTGTTATTTCTGTCACGCAAACAGCTTTTGATATAGGTAAGAATGCTTTGCTGTTAGAAGGGAAACGCCAGCTTGCCAAAGCTCTTAATAAAACGCTTGGTATTGAGGATAGCTCCTCTGAAAACACGGATGCTGATGCTGATACTGAATCTCAAAATGATGCCGCGATCCAAGAGGATACGGTTGATACATATCAAATTGTAAGCAGTATTTTTAGCAAGGTTTTTGAAAAATCTGATGAGGAATAA
- a CDS encoding response regulator, which translates to MPKTKRVLAVDDDVSLINMLRAYLPQVLEIELLVAPTGENALEIIQSKEPDIVLLDMQLPGMQGPEVLSFIRERYPKMKVLVITSYDKQVKGEMARLGVDGFFPKPVVLTELVDRIKDVLSAKDVTLVKPVSLADVRMKEDVVPFAKIMFIESEFCMPYLLPIVESADREGYPIKGYGDYEFKCVYCQKDVQAVLKSFKPDVVICATDVPDKEPFTDKTAPMADTMLNIMKSKYAPKAMIAHGSQQSIASLGIAGADIHPGMWVEKVDMFAYDPEKDKENVERLNKMLWSVCFKHNLVKKVK; encoded by the coding sequence ATGCCAAAAACAAAGAGAGTACTGGCGGTAGATGATGATGTCAGCCTAATTAATATGCTGCGCGCTTATCTGCCGCAGGTATTAGAGATAGAACTTCTTGTTGCCCCGACAGGCGAGAACGCGCTGGAGATAATCCAGAGTAAAGAGCCCGATATTGTTTTGCTGGACATGCAGCTGCCGGGTATGCAGGGGCCTGAAGTATTGAGCTTTATCCGTGAAAGATACCCCAAGATGAAGGTTCTTGTTATCACAAGTTATGATAAACAGGTCAAGGGAGAGATGGCAAGGCTTGGTGTTGACGGTTTTTTCCCAAAGCCGGTTGTTTTGACTGAACTTGTTGACAGGATAAAAGATGTTTTATCGGCGAAAGATGTAACTTTGGTTAAACCGGTGTCTTTAGCCGATGTGCGTATGAAAGAAGACGTCGTCCCATTCGCGAAGATAATGTTCATTGAAAGTGAATTCTGCATGCCCTATTTACTGCCGATAGTTGAATCCGCGGATAGAGAAGGATACCCTATCAAGGGGTATGGTGATTATGAGTTTAAATGTGTCTATTGCCAGAAAGACGTGCAGGCTGTTCTTAAAAGCTTCAAACCGGATGTGGTTATATGCGCTACGGATGTTCCTGACAAGGAGCCGTTTACGGATAAAACCGCCCCGATGGCGGATACGATGTTGAATATTATGAAATCAAAATACGCTCCCAAGGCCATGATCGCGCATGGAAGCCAGCAGTCTATCGCATCTTTGGGTATAGCCGGAGCAGATATCCACCCTGGTATGTGGGTTGAAAAAGTGGACATGTTCGCTTATGATCCGGAAAAAGACAAAGAAAACGTTGAGAGGCTCAATAAAATGCTTTGGTCAGTATGTTTTAAACATAACCTGGTAAAAAAGGTGAAATAA
- a CDS encoding aldehyde dehydrogenase, protein MENYTLLVGGKEIDTGNYEYYPYACKAIFDFKAVRTVIKELKRGSIPEKTDEYVYARYSVGDENICQDAIKAAYEASKVYRHFSIDKRHKIAVDIHDLLLRHKKQIIELFIVEGHPLKLAEWEFEGMAKGFSVESLNFFKEEMKRNIGVSGNEKLYLVRRPDGVVCLSPPKNAPASNSFVAAGALFSGNTIIVKPPFRTPLATTYVWKNVVDKAARMNGVPPGTVNIIIGNSDSFMDEWLKSRDVNDIIHFGISDKGIEIGQKIFAAGKKPILELSGNDLLFVWKDADINQAAKSLMDAFLGSTQICMVPKNALIHEDIFDCFCDEMAKRAKALKIGLPDDPETCLSPVIKIPQFFEFLEDAKSKGAVVICGGHRVNYNGKVDTNGIYLEPTLLKIDDERKAVDMLCVVEENFFPLIPLVKITGNSVKKFQGLDKDDVIFSKMACFADCNAYGLRISAWVKSKKFIDKFASEMMNSGLLRINSRHVGFSFYIATHGGTKKSGGPFGEMNYIWAKTSHLQGISITD, encoded by the coding sequence ATGGAAAATTATACACTACTGGTCGGCGGAAAAGAGATTGATACAGGAAATTACGAATATTATCCCTATGCCTGCAAAGCTATTTTTGATTTTAAGGCTGTAAGGACGGTAATCAAGGAGCTTAAAAGAGGCTCTATCCCGGAGAAAACAGATGAATATGTTTATGCGCGGTATTCTGTTGGAGATGAAAATATTTGTCAGGATGCCATAAAAGCGGCATATGAGGCAAGTAAAGTTTACAGACATTTTTCAATAGATAAAAGGCATAAGATAGCCGTTGATATACATGATTTACTTCTCAGGCATAAGAAACAAATCATAGAACTTTTTATTGTTGAAGGGCACCCGTTGAAGCTTGCTGAATGGGAATTTGAAGGTATGGCGAAAGGTTTTTCTGTTGAATCGTTAAATTTTTTTAAAGAAGAAATGAAAAGAAATATCGGGGTATCAGGAAATGAAAAATTATACCTTGTAAGAAGGCCAGATGGAGTAGTATGTCTTAGCCCTCCCAAAAATGCTCCGGCAAGCAATTCTTTTGTGGCCGCGGGCGCACTATTTTCCGGAAATACGATTATAGTCAAGCCGCCTTTTAGGACCCCCTTAGCTACGACATATGTTTGGAAAAATGTTGTGGATAAAGCTGCCAGGATGAATGGTGTTCCGCCGGGCACCGTTAATATCATCATAGGCAATTCCGACAGCTTTATGGATGAATGGCTTAAAAGCCGGGACGTCAATGACATTATACATTTTGGTATAAGCGATAAGGGTATTGAGATTGGCCAGAAAATATTTGCCGCGGGCAAAAAACCTATTTTGGAACTTTCGGGCAATGATTTGCTGTTTGTATGGAAAGACGCGGATATAAATCAAGCGGCCAAATCCTTGATGGACGCGTTTTTAGGGTCGACCCAGATATGTATGGTTCCCAAGAACGCGTTAATACACGAAGATATATTTGATTGTTTCTGCGATGAAATGGCAAAAAGGGCCAAGGCATTAAAAATAGGCCTTCCCGATGACCCTGAAACATGCTTATCGCCAGTTATAAAGATACCACAGTTTTTTGAGTTTCTGGAAGACGCTAAATCAAAAGGGGCGGTTGTTATTTGTGGCGGGCATCGCGTAAATTATAATGGAAAAGTTGATACGAATGGAATTTATCTGGAACCGACTTTGCTAAAGATTGATGATGAGCGCAAAGCCGTGGATATGCTTTGTGTTGTTGAGGAGAATTTTTTTCCACTTATACCGCTTGTAAAAATAACCGGTAATTCTGTCAAAAAGTTTCAAGGTTTGGATAAGGATGATGTCATTTTTTCAAAAATGGCTTGTTTTGCAGATTGCAATGCTTACGGGTTAAGGATATCCGCTTGGGTCAAGTCAAAAAAATTCATAGATAAATTTGCCAGCGAGATGATGAATTCAGGACTATTGAGAATAAATTCAAGGCACGTTGGTTTTTCATTCTACATTGCTACGCATGGCGGTACTAAAAAAAGCGGCGGGCCATTTGGAGAGATGAATTATATATGGGCAAAAACCAGCCATTTGCAAGGAATAAGTATAACAGACTGA
- a CDS encoding GMC family oxidoreductase N-terminal domain-containing protein, whose protein sequence is MPKTLRADIVIVGSGAGGSVIAKELSSLNKKVYIIEKGVFPRNVGSELFASKLYDKCALFSRSKEGVLIYRAIAVGGTTIVSCGNGVRALEKQLYDRGIDLSNEYIEAEKDLGVIPNPFISKTSRKISEASKLLGINMVPMPKFFKSRKCTCCGRCVLGCRPASKWTALNCVKEALANNVRLMVGSEARKVLIRRGRVVGIVGRNRSGFFVIKTNLVVLSAGAVGTPIILQNSGIKAGRGLFCDLLSVTYGLSREYNLLNEPSMSIVTDMEFFNKNNFILSPFLDSFLVLLTLFPNRRILSGNRMKWLEKKIREESFHYSGIDISYFPKQLRRGRLVGIMTKIKDDNNGSVDKSGQIHKFPSEEDMRRLKRGSLFANNILSKMGIQKNDMFTTQIRGAHPGGTAAIGSVVNNDLETRIKGLFVCDASVFPESTGLPPILSIAALAKRLSKIITERVL, encoded by the coding sequence ATGCCAAAGACATTAAGAGCTGATATTGTTATTGTTGGTTCCGGGGCCGGTGGTTCGGTCATCGCAAAGGAATTATCATCTCTTAACAAAAAAGTATATATTATAGAGAAAGGTGTCTTTCCAAGAAATGTAGGATCTGAATTATTTGCTTCCAAACTTTATGATAAGTGCGCATTGTTTAGCAGGAGCAAAGAAGGTGTATTGATCTATCGTGCTATTGCGGTTGGCGGAACTACAATAGTAAGTTGCGGCAATGGAGTGAGGGCTTTAGAAAAACAGCTTTATGACAGGGGGATAGATTTATCGAACGAGTATATAGAAGCTGAAAAAGACCTTGGTGTCATACCGAATCCTTTTATATCCAAAACATCGCGCAAGATATCGGAAGCTTCAAAGCTATTGGGTATCAATATGGTACCTATGCCAAAATTTTTTAAAAGTCGTAAGTGCACTTGTTGCGGCCGGTGCGTACTAGGGTGCAGGCCTGCTTCCAAATGGACGGCTTTAAATTGTGTTAAAGAAGCTTTGGCAAATAATGTAAGATTGATGGTTGGCTCCGAGGCTCGCAAAGTATTGATCCGTAGAGGCAGAGTTGTGGGTATTGTTGGAAGAAACAGGAGTGGTTTTTTTGTAATCAAAACAAACCTTGTGGTGTTATCCGCGGGTGCGGTAGGAACACCCATCATATTGCAGAATTCAGGTATAAAAGCAGGGCGTGGATTGTTCTGCGATCTTTTGAGTGTCACGTATGGTCTTTCAAGGGAATACAATCTTCTTAACGAGCCATCAATGTCTATTGTTACCGATATGGAGTTTTTTAATAAAAATAATTTTATATTATCACCTTTTTTGGATTCATTTTTAGTTTTGCTTACACTTTTTCCGAACAGGCGTATTTTGAGCGGTAATCGTATGAAGTGGTTAGAGAAAAAAATACGAGAAGAATCTTTTCACTATAGCGGCATTGATATAAGTTATTTTCCTAAACAATTAAGGAGAGGACGATTGGTAGGTATTATGACGAAAATAAAAGACGATAATAACGGTAGTGTTGATAAAAGCGGGCAGATACATAAGTTTCCGTCCGAAGAAGACATGCGACGATTAAAACGTGGAAGCCTTTTTGCCAATAATATTTTGTCTAAAATGGGAATTCAAAAAAATGATATGTTTACAACCCAAATCCGGGGTGCTCATCCCGGGGGAACAGCAGCGATAGGGAGTGTTGTTAATAACGACCTGGAGACGCGTATCAAGGGTTTGTTTGTATGCGATGCCAGCGTTTTTCCCGAATCAACAGGCCTGCCTCCAATACTTAGTATCGCAGCCCTCGCTAAAAGATTATCCAAAATTATTACAGAAAGAGTTTTGTAA
- a CDS encoding ATP-binding protein produces MNFYASLSIIASLFLLALGMFIFVQGLRMYKAHYKVAFACGCLCCFLWLFFASIMYITEDLLLASICGKIALSGAIFTAMTFHHFIVLLLNRHERPLVIFTYLLGAICIALTWAPNGFIKGYYRFDWGYYPRFTFLNIFSILLFAILFARGAFLSYYGYHDKLKSGFVSEANRIRYIFWGFVVGPVAGIDYLPGYGFDFYPFGFLIMTAWVSIISYAILRHKLMDIEVIIKKTLVFAGLFGFVFGVIVVVAILTQEFIAAFLPHSRFLSLAISAVIIVLLHQPIYGLLVNLTNKYLFQKKYDARKIFHDFSNEALTILNLDRLCRITIETLVTNLYLENCAIFLLSRDETFYEIYDSSEGNRRGSVLKRDGCIINYFKITQAPVIYNSYTRELQASDEIKKEMLSIQSQLCIPLTIHNDIVGVLSLGPKKSDQPYTFDDIDILSTLAKALSIAISNARLFAQAAQYEKLATIGTLASGINHEVCNPLNNMSMRMQIFMADLERGVYKDKTQDEILSDVKDVLNRSITQIHKVADITCKLSGFAKPTKTVLSKKVNVAQSVNAALDILGHKLTLDKIKTSKNIPENLPDILADEDQMQQIFFNLIRNAAQAIKEEGEIAINAKEDSGKIKVEVSDTGCGIPEDKIKKIFEPFYTTKSDGNGYGLSIVREVVWRNKGEIRVESKVGKGTVFYLEFPKA; encoded by the coding sequence ATGAATTTTTATGCCTCATTATCCATTATTGCCAGTTTGTTCTTGCTTGCGCTGGGTATGTTTATTTTTGTGCAAGGGCTAAGGATGTATAAAGCGCATTATAAGGTAGCTTTTGCATGCGGTTGCTTATGCTGTTTTTTATGGTTATTTTTTGCAAGTATCATGTATATAACAGAGGATCTGTTGTTGGCATCAATATGCGGCAAGATAGCGCTATCTGGAGCAATATTTACCGCGATGACATTCCACCATTTTATTGTCCTGCTGTTAAACCGGCACGAAAGGCCTTTGGTAATTTTTACCTATTTATTAGGCGCAATATGTATTGCTTTAACATGGGCGCCCAATGGATTTATAAAAGGATATTACAGGTTTGATTGGGGATATTATCCTAGGTTTACATTTTTGAATATATTTTCAATATTGCTGTTTGCGATACTTTTTGCCCGGGGCGCTTTTTTGTCATATTATGGTTACCATGATAAATTAAAAAGTGGTTTTGTGAGTGAAGCTAACAGGATAAGGTATATATTTTGGGGATTTGTTGTAGGGCCCGTGGCCGGTATTGATTATCTGCCGGGATATGGATTTGATTTTTATCCCTTTGGGTTTTTGATAATGACCGCCTGGGTGAGCATAATATCCTACGCTATTTTAAGGCATAAGCTTATGGATATTGAAGTCATAATAAAGAAGACGCTTGTATTTGCCGGTTTGTTCGGTTTTGTTTTTGGAGTTATTGTAGTTGTCGCGATATTAACGCAGGAATTTATAGCGGCATTTTTGCCGCATTCCAGATTTTTGTCTCTGGCAATCAGCGCCGTTATTATAGTGTTACTGCATCAGCCTATATACGGTCTTTTAGTCAATTTGACCAATAAATATTTGTTTCAAAAAAAATATGACGCGCGAAAAATATTTCACGATTTTTCCAATGAGGCATTAACCATACTGAACCTGGACAGGCTTTGCAGGATCACAATTGAAACATTGGTCACGAACTTGTATTTAGAAAATTGCGCGATTTTCTTATTAAGCAGGGACGAAACATTTTATGAAATTTATGACTCTTCTGAAGGGAATAGGCGCGGATCTGTCCTTAAAAGAGACGGCTGCATAATTAATTATTTCAAGATTACACAGGCCCCCGTTATTTATAATAGCTACACCCGCGAATTACAGGCTTCTGATGAAATAAAGAAAGAGATGTTGAGTATACAGTCCCAACTTTGCATACCGCTTACCATACATAATGATATTGTAGGGGTTTTAAGCCTTGGCCCTAAAAAATCCGACCAGCCTTATACGTTTGATGATATTGACATATTGTCCACTTTGGCCAAGGCCTTGTCTATTGCCATAAGCAATGCCAGGCTTTTCGCGCAGGCCGCTCAATATGAAAAACTGGCTACCATAGGAACGCTTGCTTCCGGTATCAATCACGAGGTATGTAATCCGCTGAATAATATGAGTATGCGTATGCAGATATTTATGGCTGATCTGGAAAGAGGAGTGTATAAAGACAAAACGCAGGATGAAATACTTTCTGATGTCAAAGATGTATTGAATCGTTCAATAACCCAAATACATAAAGTGGCCGATATCACATGCAAGTTATCTGGTTTCGCCAAACCCACAAAGACAGTTTTATCTAAAAAGGTCAATGTCGCCCAAAGTGTCAATGCCGCCCTTGATATTCTTGGCCATAAACTGACGCTTGATAAGATAAAGACCAGTAAAAATATACCGGAGAACTTGCCGGATATTCTTGCCGATGAAGATCAAATGCAGCAGATATTTTTTAATCTTATACGAAATGCCGCGCAGGCGATAAAAGAAGAAGGAGAGATAGCAATAAACGCGAAAGAGGATTCCGGAAAAATCAAGGTAGAAGTTTCTGATACCGGATGCGGCATACCGGAAGATAAGATTAAAAAGATCTTTGAGCCTTTTTATACCACAAAATCGGATGGCAATGGTTACGGGCTTTCTATAGTCAGGGAGGTTGTGTGGAGAAACAAAGGTGAAATAAGAGTTGAAAGCAAAGTCGGCAAGGGGACTGTGTTTTATTTGGAATTTCCAAAAGCGTGA
- a CDS encoding response regulator, producing MGALKVLIVDDEKEFSDSISKYLKSLNYEVFNTYTGEQALEILERERPHVLLCDLKLSGIGSIDGDDVLERLKPISPDTIPVIITAYRDESTQRKLTSKGALRILFKPIRLEEVDNLLREVEDNLDKR from the coding sequence ATGGGCGCGTTAAAAGTTTTGATAGTTGATGATGAAAAAGAATTTTCAGATTCTATTTCCAAATACCTAAAGTCTTTGAATTACGAGGTATTTAACACATACACGGGAGAACAAGCTCTTGAGATATTAGAACGTGAAAGGCCGCATGTCTTATTGTGCGATTTAAAACTTAGCGGTATCGGAAGCATTGACGGCGATGATGTGCTGGAAAGGCTAAAGCCGATAAGCCCGGATACTATACCTGTAATAATAACGGCTTATCGTGACGAGTCAACCCAAAGAAAGCTGACGAGCAAGGGGGCTTTGAGGATATTGTTCAAGCCGATCAGGCTTGAAGAGGTGGATAACCTTTTGCGGGAAGTGGAAGATAACCTGGATAAACGATGA